One Weissella ceti DNA window includes the following coding sequences:
- the thrS gene encoding threonine--tRNA ligase, with the protein MAEMVKMTFPDGAVKEFESGVTPLTIAEGISKSLAKKSVSAKLNGRYVGMNDAITEDGEFSLITKSDPEALDILRHSASHLLAQAINRLYPNVHFGVGPFIDNGFYYDTDKADGQIAAEQFPEIEKMMKKIVAENLPIVSREISRDEALDMFKDDPYKVELIQDLPADEPITIAVQGEHVELDRGGLVPSTSWIKVFKLTSVAGAYWRGQSSNPMLQRIYGTAFWTQADLDEEMKRREEAKERDHRKIGADQELFFTSQEVGAGMPVWMPNGAAIRRTLERYIVDRELADGYQHVYTPVVSNLNLYKQSGHWDHYRDDMFPPMDMGDGEFLELRPMNCPSHIQVYKHKPRSYRELPFRVAELGMMHRYEKSGALTGLSRVREMTLNDGHTFVTPDQIEDEFKKILTLMVDVYKDFDITDYRFRLSYRDPENTEKYYDDDEMWSKAQRMLKTAMDDMELDYFEAEGEAAFYGPKLDVQIKTALGGEETLSTIQLDFLLPERFDVNYVGADGEKHRPVMIHRGIISTMERFTAYLTEMYKGAFPTWLAPQQVRIIPVNREAHGSYAEALKERLVLQGIRASYDDRNEKMGYLIRDAQTSKIPYTLVIGDEEVKNDSVTIRRFGSKDMVAENVDTFEANLLADIASHSQTLEKIEKAMIGE; encoded by the coding sequence ATGGCAGAAATGGTTAAGATGACGTTCCCTGATGGGGCCGTTAAGGAATTTGAATCAGGCGTAACACCATTAACAATCGCCGAAGGGATTTCAAAGTCATTGGCTAAGAAGTCTGTTTCAGCTAAGTTGAACGGACGTTATGTTGGAATGAACGATGCAATTACTGAGGATGGTGAATTCTCATTGATTACAAAGTCAGATCCAGAAGCATTGGACATTTTGCGTCACTCAGCATCTCATTTGTTGGCACAAGCCATCAACCGTCTATACCCAAACGTACACTTTGGTGTAGGACCATTCATCGACAATGGTTTCTACTACGACACTGATAAGGCTGATGGACAAATCGCCGCAGAACAATTCCCTGAAATCGAAAAGATGATGAAGAAGATTGTTGCGGAAAACTTGCCAATCGTTTCTCGTGAAATTTCACGTGACGAAGCATTGGACATGTTCAAGGATGACCCATATAAGGTTGAATTGATCCAAGACTTGCCAGCTGACGAACCAATCACAATCGCTGTTCAAGGTGAACACGTTGAATTGGACCGTGGTGGACTTGTACCATCAACTAGCTGGATTAAGGTCTTCAAGTTGACTTCAGTTGCTGGAGCATACTGGCGTGGTCAATCTTCTAACCCAATGTTGCAACGTATCTACGGAACTGCGTTCTGGACACAAGCTGATTTGGATGAAGAAATGAAGCGTCGTGAAGAAGCTAAGGAACGTGACCACCGTAAGATTGGTGCCGACCAAGAATTATTCTTCACTTCACAAGAAGTTGGAGCCGGAATGCCTGTTTGGATGCCAAACGGAGCCGCTATCCGTCGTACACTAGAACGTTACATCGTTGACCGTGAATTGGCTGACGGATACCAACACGTGTACACACCGGTTGTGTCAAACTTGAACTTGTACAAGCAATCAGGTCACTGGGATCACTACCGTGATGACATGTTCCCACCTATGGATATGGGTGATGGCGAATTCCTAGAATTGCGTCCAATGAACTGTCCTTCACACATCCAAGTGTACAAGCACAAGCCTCGTTCATACCGTGAATTGCCATTCCGTGTGGCTGAATTGGGAATGATGCACCGTTACGAAAAGTCAGGAGCCCTAACAGGTTTGTCACGTGTACGTGAAATGACTTTGAACGACGGACACACATTCGTTACTCCTGACCAAATCGAAGATGAATTCAAGAAGATTTTGACTTTGATGGTTGATGTTTACAAGGACTTCGATATCACAGACTACCGTTTCCGTTTGTCATACCGTGACCCTGAAAACACTGAAAAGTACTACGATGATGATGAAATGTGGTCAAAGGCACAACGCATGTTGAAGACTGCCATGGACGATATGGAATTGGATTACTTCGAAGCTGAAGGAGAAGCTGCGTTCTACGGACCTAAGTTGGACGTGCAAATCAAGACTGCTTTGGGTGGTGAAGAAACACTATCAACAATCCAATTGGACTTCTTGTTGCCAGAACGTTTCGACGTTAACTACGTTGGAGCCGATGGTGAAAAGCACCGTCCTGTTATGATTCACCGTGGAATCATCTCAACAATGGAACGTTTCACTGCTTACCTAACTGAAATGTACAAGGGAGCCTTCCCAACATGGTTGGCACCACAACAAGTACGTATCATTCCTGTTAACCGCGAAGCGCATGGTTCATACGCTGAAGCATTGAAGGAACGTTTGGTCTTGCAAGGAATTCGTGCTTCATACGATGACCGTAACGAAAAGATGGGTTACTTGATCCGTGATGCACAAACATCAAAGATTCCATACACATTGGTTATCGGTGATGAAGAAGTGAAGAACGACTCAGTTACAATCCGTCGTTTCGGTTCAAAGGACATGGTTGCAGAAAATGTTGATACATTCGAAGCAAACTTGTTGGCTGATATTGCAAGCCACTCACAAACACTAGAAAAGATTGAAAAGGCGATGATCGGAGAATAA
- a CDS encoding flavodoxin domain-containing protein, which yields MKARVMFATITGNNEAVANIIVTQFQNAGIETTKEDLSLVDAMTINPAETEFLVVVPYTFDLGSLPEEALDFYEDLPDLDFTGLYYAVAGSGDDFYGDDFGTAVDDFETQLALTNATRGADSVKINLNPDANDEVALTKMVADLIASKESQA from the coding sequence ATGAAAGCACGCGTTATGTTTGCGACAATTACTGGTAATAATGAAGCAGTCGCTAATATCATTGTGACGCAATTTCAAAATGCTGGGATTGAAACAACTAAAGAAGATTTATCATTAGTTGATGCAATGACGATTAACCCTGCAGAAACTGAATTTCTAGTTGTTGTTCCGTATACATTTGATCTAGGGTCATTGCCAGAAGAAGCCTTAGACTTTTATGAAGACTTACCTGATTTAGATTTCACTGGTTTGTATTATGCAGTGGCTGGCTCAGGGGATGATTTTTACGGGGATGACTTTGGCACAGCCGTTGATGATTTTGAAACGCAATTAGCGTTAACAAATGCAACTCGTGGGGCTGACTCTGTGAAGATTAATCTAAATCCAGATGCGAATGATGAAGTCGCTTTGACCAAGATGGTGGCTGATTTAATCGCTAGCAAAGAGAGTCAAGCATAG
- the mutL gene encoding DNA mismatch repair endonuclease MutL — protein MGKIATLSDVLANQIAAGEVIERPASVVKELVENAIDAQATRVDVLVEAAGTDLIRVIDDGQGIADDDVETAFLRHATSKIATRHDLFRVHSLGFRGEALPSIASVSEVTLVTAQADSAQGSQVVYKGGLLESHTSASARQGTDITVKNLFFNTPARLKYLKSPSTELAQITDVLHHIALSHPEVSLRLRHGDKEIMRTVGNGNLQQVIAAIYGTQQARKMVEFTAKDNDFEINGYTSLPELTRANRSYMAVLINGRYVKNYQLTNAIIKGYGSKVMVGRFPIAVIDIQMDPLLVDVNVHPQKHEVRLSKETELVNLVREAIAERLARENLIPDGLDNLMNQTVLGADLTLREPVVETPVAEAVEKQAATSADEVTKVDHEEPVESITVAHESELDNLRSFSATYSGTEASPFAGHESQVVGVAAQETLWEEDKAETQETFPKLSYIGQMHGTFLFAQGEAGLYMIDQHAAQERIKYEKYRVEIGQTGLERQQLLVPIVVSFSAVDALKLQGHLEELDSLGITLEEFGVNTFILREHPGWFVKGQEESTLREMLDWYLRDEHLTLEKFREKTAIMMACKRSIKANWSLNDFEARGLIAQLAETENPYNCPHGRPTVVTLSMMDVEKMFKRIQDSHTSWTEYDEHPF, from the coding sequence ATGGGAAAGATTGCAACGCTGTCGGATGTGTTGGCCAATCAAATTGCGGCTGGTGAAGTAATTGAACGACCTGCGTCAGTCGTAAAAGAATTGGTTGAAAACGCCATTGATGCGCAAGCAACACGAGTTGATGTACTCGTTGAAGCAGCGGGAACAGATTTAATTCGTGTGATTGATGATGGGCAAGGAATCGCTGACGATGATGTTGAAACAGCATTTTTACGTCATGCGACCTCTAAGATTGCAACACGTCATGATCTTTTCCGTGTTCACTCACTTGGTTTTCGTGGTGAAGCTTTACCATCAATTGCCTCTGTTAGTGAAGTGACATTGGTAACAGCGCAAGCTGATAGTGCACAAGGATCACAAGTTGTGTATAAAGGTGGGCTTTTAGAATCACATACAAGTGCCAGTGCGCGTCAAGGGACGGATATTACGGTTAAAAATCTATTCTTTAATACGCCAGCACGTTTGAAGTATCTAAAGAGTCCATCAACTGAATTAGCGCAAATCACGGATGTCTTGCACCATATTGCATTGAGTCATCCAGAAGTCTCATTACGACTACGACATGGTGATAAAGAAATCATGCGTACAGTTGGGAATGGCAATTTGCAGCAAGTGATTGCGGCCATCTATGGTACGCAACAAGCACGTAAGATGGTTGAATTTACAGCTAAAGATAATGACTTTGAGATTAATGGCTACACATCATTGCCTGAATTAACACGTGCCAATCGTTCTTACATGGCTGTCTTAATTAATGGTCGTTATGTAAAGAATTATCAATTAACAAATGCCATTATCAAAGGGTATGGCTCAAAGGTAATGGTTGGTCGTTTTCCAATTGCCGTGATTGATATTCAAATGGATCCGTTATTGGTCGACGTGAACGTGCATCCACAAAAGCATGAAGTGCGTTTATCAAAAGAAACAGAGTTAGTTAATCTAGTTCGTGAAGCAATCGCTGAAAGATTGGCGCGTGAAAACTTGATTCCGGATGGGTTAGATAATTTGATGAATCAAACCGTGTTGGGTGCAGACCTAACTCTACGTGAACCAGTTGTGGAAACACCTGTTGCGGAAGCGGTTGAAAAACAAGCTGCCACATCAGCAGATGAAGTCACAAAAGTTGATCATGAGGAACCAGTCGAAAGTATCACTGTGGCCCATGAATCTGAATTAGATAACTTACGAAGCTTTTCAGCGACCTATAGTGGCACTGAGGCGAGTCCTTTCGCGGGACATGAATCACAAGTTGTTGGTGTTGCGGCCCAAGAAACATTGTGGGAAGAAGATAAAGCGGAAACGCAAGAAACATTCCCGAAGCTTAGTTATATTGGGCAAATGCATGGTACATTCTTATTCGCGCAGGGTGAGGCCGGCTTGTACATGATTGACCAGCACGCCGCCCAAGAACGTATCAAGTATGAAAAGTACCGTGTTGAGATTGGTCAAACTGGCTTAGAACGCCAACAATTATTAGTACCCATTGTGGTATCATTTTCAGCAGTAGATGCGCTAAAGCTACAAGGTCATTTAGAAGAATTAGATAGCCTTGGAATTACATTAGAAGAGTTTGGTGTAAATACCTTTATTTTACGTGAACACCCAGGGTGGTTCGTCAAAGGACAAGAAGAATCAACTCTACGTGAAATGTTAGACTGGTATTTACGCGACGAACACTTAACGCTGGAAAAGTTCCGTGAAAAGACAGCGATTATGATGGCCTGTAAGCGATCAATTAAAGCCAATTGGTCTTTGAATGACTTTGAAGCCCGTGGCTTAATTGCGCAATTAGCGGAAACTGAAAATCCATATAACTGTCCACATGGCCGTCCGACAGTTGTTACACTATCAATGATGGACGTGGAAAAGATGTTTAAGCGTATTCAAGATAGCCACACGAGCTGGACAGAATACGATGAACACCCATTCTAA
- the mutS gene encoding DNA mismatch repair protein MutS, which yields MVQKAKTTPMMEQYNKIKAQYPDAFLFYRLGDFYELFNDDAVLGSQLLELTLTQRNKKSDNPIPMAGVPHHAAANYIDILVDKGYKVAIVEQLEDAAEAEGMVKRDVVQLVTPGTRMKDTADNAKDNNYLVSVTMNPQQQYGLAYTDLATGELKATTVVSLNNVLNELSRLETKEIVTDGPLPDDFQANLTNLGILTSHQEKTDANAEISYLTQNLAVEVEKAATEILLAYLFTTQKRALDHLKIAASYELAQYLKLDRNSRANLELTTNLRTGQRSGTLYWLLDETKTAMGGRLLKQWLEQPLLDKPTLALRYDKIGGFVADFFNRAQIQDGLKQVYDLERLAGRVAYGTANGRDLLQLRNSLRQVPLLLDSLRTMDAAIFGNFAQQLDPVADLETLISEAIIEEPPIGLKDGGVIRDGYNAQLDEYRDVLQNGKQWLADLEAREREVTGINSLKIGYNKVFGYYIEVTKANIDRLEADRYTRKQTLVNAERFITPELKEHEQLILEAETKSSELEYQLFSEVRETIKANITRLQKLAAALAELDVLQALADVAERYDFVRPNLADKQILNIKNGRHPVVEKVLGHQSYVANDITMSEDETILLITGPNMSGKSTYMRQLALTVVMAQIGSFVPAESATLPIFDQIFTRIGAADDLISGNSTFMVEMAEANTALQNATPHSLILFDELGRGTATYDGMALAQAIIEHVHAHTKAKTLFSTHYHELTSLDTELEHLKNIHVGATEENGELIFSHKILAGPADQSYGINVAKLAGLPDTLITRASDILATLEASEDVTIASLHEPSANLPIHEPVTEQVVTAEPEVIAPIVETAVEETVEQDAQLDLFAMPDADTQGVLDEVKAMNLADLTPLQALIKLNEWQAKLK from the coding sequence ATGGTGCAAAAAGCAAAAACTACACCGATGATGGAGCAATATAACAAAATCAAGGCGCAATATCCGGATGCCTTTTTGTTTTATCGTTTAGGCGATTTTTATGAACTATTCAACGATGATGCCGTCTTGGGTTCTCAATTACTGGAATTGACATTAACACAACGTAACAAGAAATCAGACAATCCAATTCCGATGGCTGGAGTACCACATCACGCAGCTGCGAATTACATCGATATTTTGGTTGATAAAGGGTATAAAGTTGCGATTGTGGAACAATTAGAAGATGCCGCTGAAGCTGAGGGGATGGTTAAGCGTGACGTGGTGCAATTGGTGACACCAGGAACACGTATGAAGGACACAGCAGATAATGCGAAAGACAATAATTATCTAGTCAGTGTAACCATGAACCCGCAACAACAATATGGGCTTGCCTATACTGATTTAGCGACTGGTGAACTGAAGGCTACTACGGTTGTGTCATTAAATAATGTCTTGAATGAGTTGAGTCGTTTAGAAACAAAAGAAATTGTTACTGACGGACCATTACCAGACGATTTCCAAGCAAACCTAACGAACCTTGGTATTTTGACATCACATCAAGAAAAGACTGATGCCAATGCTGAGATTTCATACTTAACACAAAACTTGGCAGTTGAAGTAGAAAAGGCTGCAACTGAGATTTTGTTGGCGTACTTATTTACAACTCAAAAGCGTGCCCTTGATCATTTGAAAATTGCGGCTAGTTATGAATTAGCGCAATACCTAAAGTTGGATCGTAACTCACGTGCGAACTTGGAACTAACAACGAATCTGCGTACGGGACAACGTAGTGGGACGCTTTACTGGTTGTTGGATGAAACGAAAACAGCCATGGGTGGTCGTTTATTGAAGCAATGGTTAGAGCAACCATTACTAGATAAGCCAACCTTGGCCCTTCGTTACGATAAAATTGGTGGCTTTGTGGCGGACTTCTTCAATCGCGCCCAAATTCAAGATGGCTTGAAGCAGGTCTATGACTTGGAACGTCTTGCCGGACGTGTTGCGTATGGAACCGCCAATGGGCGTGACTTATTACAACTACGTAATTCATTACGTCAAGTACCATTGTTGCTGGATAGTCTACGTACGATGGACGCAGCGATTTTTGGTAACTTTGCCCAACAACTTGATCCAGTCGCTGACCTAGAAACATTAATTAGTGAAGCAATCATTGAAGAACCACCAATTGGTTTGAAAGATGGTGGCGTGATTCGTGATGGCTACAATGCACAATTAGATGAATACCGTGATGTACTACAAAATGGTAAGCAATGGTTGGCTGATCTTGAAGCACGTGAACGTGAAGTAACAGGGATTAATTCACTTAAGATTGGTTACAATAAGGTCTTTGGTTACTACATTGAAGTGACAAAGGCTAACATTGATCGACTTGAAGCAGATCGTTACACACGTAAGCAAACATTGGTTAACGCTGAACGTTTTATTACACCTGAATTGAAGGAACACGAACAATTAATTCTAGAAGCTGAGACAAAGTCTAGCGAATTAGAATACCAATTGTTTAGTGAAGTCCGAGAAACAATTAAGGCGAATATTACACGTTTGCAAAAACTAGCGGCTGCATTGGCTGAGTTGGACGTTCTACAAGCATTGGCTGATGTTGCAGAACGTTATGATTTTGTGCGTCCTAACTTGGCAGATAAGCAAATCTTGAATATCAAGAATGGTCGTCATCCAGTGGTTGAAAAAGTATTGGGACACCAAAGCTATGTTGCTAACGATATTACAATGAGTGAAGATGAGACCATTTTGTTGATCACTGGACCAAATATGTCTGGTAAGTCAACATACATGCGTCAACTTGCTTTAACTGTTGTGATGGCACAAATTGGATCGTTCGTACCAGCTGAAAGTGCAACGTTGCCAATTTTTGATCAAATCTTTACGCGTATTGGAGCGGCCGATGATTTAATTTCCGGTAACTCAACGTTCATGGTTGAAATGGCTGAAGCCAATACGGCCTTGCAAAACGCGACCCCACATTCATTGATCCTATTTGATGAATTAGGACGTGGAACAGCAACGTATGACGGAATGGCATTGGCACAAGCGATTATTGAGCATGTACATGCACACACCAAGGCCAAGACATTGTTCTCAACGCACTACCATGAATTAACAAGTCTAGATACTGAACTAGAACACTTGAAGAATATTCACGTTGGTGCAACTGAAGAGAATGGCGAATTGATTTTCTCACACAAAATTTTGGCGGGACCAGCTGATCAAAGTTATGGAATTAACGTCGCGAAGTTAGCGGGGCTACCTGATACGTTGATTACACGTGCAAGTGACATCTTGGCAACTCTAGAAGCTAGTGAAGATGTGACGATTGCTTCATTACATGAACCATCAGCTAACTTACCAATTCACGAACCAGTGACAGAGCAAGTAGTCACTGCTGAACCAGAAGTAATTGCACCAATCGTTGAGACAGCTGTCGAAGAAACCGTGGAACAAGATGCACAATTAGACTTGTTTGCGATGCCCGATGCAGATACACAAGGTGTGCTAGATGAAGTGAAAGCAATGAACTTAGCTGACTTAACACCATTGCAAGCGCTGATTAAGTTAAATGAATGGCAAGCTAAGTTAAAATAA
- a CDS encoding YceD family protein: protein MKWRFSDLQNFGEEVKNFTETIDVKDRLLGDFNNVVKDVSPVEVKGFTQADRDDIIVHATVNVTVTTPSTRSLELVEVPLSFDIDEVYIQDTTHMDRYEEEQSVVVVEKDIDFQEAIAEYIVVNIPLQVLTEEEAKGQDMPTGQDWAVLTETDYENKADEEQSNTPLAGLADLFAEASDK from the coding sequence ATGAAATGGCGTTTTTCTGATTTACAAAACTTCGGTGAAGAAGTTAAGAACTTCACTGAAACAATTGATGTGAAGGACCGTTTGCTAGGTGACTTTAACAATGTTGTTAAGGATGTTTCACCAGTTGAGGTTAAAGGTTTCACACAAGCAGATCGTGATGATATCATTGTCCACGCAACAGTTAATGTTACGGTGACAACACCCTCAACACGTTCATTGGAATTGGTAGAAGTACCACTAAGCTTTGACATTGATGAAGTGTACATTCAAGACACAACACACATGGATCGCTACGAAGAAGAACAATCTGTTGTCGTCGTTGAAAAGGATATTGATTTCCAAGAAGCGATTGCAGAATACATTGTTGTGAACATTCCATTGCAAGTGCTAACTGAAGAAGAAGCAAAGGGACAAGATATGCCAACGGGTCAGGATTGGGCAGTATTGACTGAAACTGATTACGAAAATAAGGCTGATGAAGAGCAAAGTAACACACCATTAGCTGGATTGGCAGACTTGTTTGCAGAGGCCAGCGACAAATAA
- a CDS encoding nucleotidyltransferase, with translation MKAVGLITEYNPFHNGHAYHAQQAREVSGADLVVAVMSGNFVQRGEPAIFNKWRRTELALQGGVDLVYELPFAYAVQPAHLFAKGALMILHDLGVREVVFGAEHAELDFMNLALVAHKQLAENQDFKQDYRQTYATQFNDVLEEIIGFRLETPNDLLGFAYANAVIELGWADEMTLTPIQRIQAGYHDTNLPTGEIASATALRAATGDVSKYASTQAAEWLAQGPETAVWSDKWFALLKYKVLTTPVEQLENIYQLNDGLAFRLKRLIETQPNVDWETFQSEFKTKRYTQARLQRTLLYTLLQITEDEMNQVQPYLRLLGSNQTGRRYMKQQRESITLPNLTKVGKDDLTHLLRLDFRAGQLYQYCAVDEVYQNFTQDVRRQPIFYEET, from the coding sequence ATGAAAGCAGTTGGTCTAATAACTGAATATAATCCCTTCCATAATGGACACGCCTATCACGCGCAACAAGCTCGTGAGGTGAGTGGTGCAGATTTAGTTGTTGCTGTGATGAGTGGTAACTTTGTCCAACGTGGCGAACCAGCTATTTTTAATAAATGGCGACGAACTGAATTAGCGCTACAAGGTGGCGTTGATTTAGTTTATGAACTACCATTCGCGTATGCGGTACAACCTGCGCATTTATTCGCCAAAGGTGCTTTGATGATCTTACATGATCTTGGTGTTCGTGAAGTTGTGTTTGGTGCTGAACATGCTGAATTAGATTTTATGAATTTAGCGTTAGTAGCGCACAAGCAACTAGCAGAAAATCAAGATTTTAAGCAAGATTATCGGCAAACCTATGCTACACAGTTCAATGATGTCCTTGAGGAAATCATTGGCTTTCGTCTAGAAACTCCAAATGATTTGTTAGGCTTTGCATATGCAAATGCTGTCATTGAATTGGGGTGGGCAGATGAAATGACTTTGACACCAATTCAACGTATTCAAGCAGGTTATCACGATACCAATCTACCAACTGGTGAGATTGCGAGTGCAACTGCCTTACGTGCTGCAACGGGAGATGTATCGAAATATGCTTCTACCCAAGCTGCAGAATGGTTAGCGCAAGGTCCAGAAACCGCTGTGTGGTCAGATAAATGGTTTGCGTTGTTGAAGTATAAAGTGCTAACAACACCAGTTGAACAATTAGAAAACATCTATCAATTAAATGATGGACTAGCTTTCCGTTTGAAGCGACTAATTGAAACACAACCAAATGTTGATTGGGAAACTTTCCAATCAGAATTTAAAACAAAGCGTTACACACAAGCGCGTTTACAACGTACCTTGTTATATACGTTGTTACAGATTACTGAGGATGAGATGAACCAAGTACAACCGTACTTACGTCTCTTAGGCAGTAATCAAACGGGACGACGTTATATGAAACAACAACGTGAATCGATTACCTTACCGAATCTAACTAAAGTGGGTAAAGATGATTTGACTCACTTACTGCGTTTGGATTTCCGGGCAGGACAACTGTATCAGTACTGTGCTGTTGATGAGGTTTATCAAAACTTCACACAAGACGTGCGCAGACAACCAATTTTTTATGAGGAGACATAA
- a CDS encoding class I SAM-dependent DNA methyltransferase, whose product MNYQTFARLYDQLFDETAYEDWFSYAKQEIKDPKAPLLELAGGAGRLAIMLKQAGFDDVMNFDLSEEMLTIASEHANNAEVDLPLVQGDMREWSALEQKFGTITCFADSFNYLANEAEMLATFQQVAQHLDEGGQFIFDVITPEQTDVIYPGYMYNWHDEETAFMWSSFGVEEAEHTVEHELTFFVFNEEIDGYQQIQEIHTERTYPLETYMKLLAEAGFTNVKVTSDFGRSEDLDKAPRWFFSTTKA is encoded by the coding sequence ATGAATTACCAAACTTTTGCTCGTTTATATGACCAATTATTTGATGAAACAGCATATGAAGATTGGTTTTCTTATGCAAAGCAAGAGATTAAAGACCCTAAGGCACCTTTACTAGAATTAGCAGGTGGTGCAGGGCGTTTGGCGATTATGTTGAAGCAAGCTGGTTTTGATGACGTGATGAACTTTGACCTATCAGAGGAAATGTTAACGATCGCATCAGAACATGCCAATAACGCAGAAGTTGACTTGCCATTAGTGCAAGGAGATATGCGTGAATGGTCAGCGCTTGAACAAAAGTTCGGCACAATTACATGTTTCGCAGATTCATTCAACTACTTGGCGAATGAAGCGGAAATGTTGGCAACTTTCCAACAAGTGGCGCAACACTTGGATGAAGGTGGTCAATTTATCTTTGACGTGATTACACCAGAACAAACTGATGTGATCTATCCAGGATACATGTACAACTGGCATGATGAAGAAACTGCATTTATGTGGTCATCATTCGGTGTTGAAGAAGCTGAACATACAGTCGAACATGAACTAACATTCTTTGTCTTTAACGAAGAAATTGATGGTTACCAACAAATCCAAGAAATTCACACGGAACGTACTTACCCACTAGAAACATACATGAAGTTGTTGGCAGAAGCTGGCTTCACGAATGTGAAGGTGACAAGTGACTTTGGTCGTAGTGAAGACTTGGATAAGGCACCACGTTGGTTCTTTAGCACAACGAAGGCGTAA
- the rsfS gene encoding ribosome silencing factor: MIDAKQQLEIAVKAVDGKRAADILALDLGGISFIADTYLIADAPTERQVLAIADEVIDKMAEAGVPLLRQEGRQEAQWVLLDFGDLLVHLFKGEARGFYNLEKLWGQAPEINIGDWLVEEEY, from the coding sequence ATGATTGATGCAAAACAACAATTAGAAATTGCCGTTAAGGCTGTCGATGGAAAGCGCGCTGCTGACATCTTGGCTTTGGACTTGGGTGGAATCAGCTTCATCGCTGACACATACCTAATCGCAGATGCACCAACAGAACGTCAAGTTTTGGCGATTGCTGATGAAGTGATCGACAAGATGGCTGAAGCCGGTGTACCTTTGCTACGTCAAGAAGGACGTCAAGAAGCGCAATGGGTATTGTTGGACTTTGGTGACTTGCTAGTGCACCTATTCAAGGGTGAAGCACGTGGATTCTACAACCTTGAAAAGTTGTGGGGACAAGCACCTGAAATCAACATTGGTGACTGGTTGGTAGAGGAAGAATACTAA
- the yqeK gene encoding bis(5'-nucleosyl)-tetraphosphatase (symmetrical) YqeK, which translates to MNNDDLTPYFAGTRAELAALVEPHMSAKRFAHVLRVEEMALALAEQYQVDAQLVSIAALTHDYAKERPDADFLAVIDELHLDSDLKAWGNNVWHGVVGAELVAKELHIHDERILTAIRQHTIGGAAMSPLSQILYMADYIESGRTFPGVEEVRALAFEDLAASVGWQTEHTLTYLINQKLPVYPGTLQTYNVWSTKHD; encoded by the coding sequence ATGAACAATGATGATCTAACCCCTTACTTTGCAGGTACACGTGCTGAACTAGCAGCACTTGTTGAACCACATATGTCAGCGAAGCGTTTTGCCCACGTCCTACGTGTGGAAGAAATGGCACTGGCATTGGCAGAACAATATCAAGTGGATGCACAATTGGTTTCAATTGCAGCATTAACACATGATTACGCAAAAGAACGACCTGACGCTGATTTCTTAGCAGTCATTGATGAATTACATTTAGATTCTGACCTAAAAGCTTGGGGCAATAATGTCTGGCATGGTGTTGTTGGGGCTGAATTAGTTGCGAAAGAATTGCACATTCATGATGAGCGTATTCTGACAGCTATTCGCCAACACACCATTGGTGGGGCAGCAATGTCACCACTTAGCCAAATTTTATACATGGCTGATTACATCGAATCAGGGCGAACTTTCCCGGGCGTTGAGGAAGTCAGAGCATTAGCTTTTGAAGACTTAGCGGCCAGTGTGGGCTGGCAAACAGAACACACCCTTACTTATTTAATTAACCAAAAGTTGCCTGTTTATCCAGGCACTTTACAAACTTACAATGTATGGAGTACTAAACATGATTGA